The Solibacillus sp. FSL R7-0668 genome includes the window CATCGCCTAGTACGCCCGCTGTACCAATTAAACAAATAATCGCTAAATCACTTAAACCAAGCTCTACTGCAATCGGAACAAAAATGGCTGCGATAATTGGAATCGTTGCAAAGGAAGAACCAATCCCCATCGTAACAATTAAACCAACGACTAACATAACCAATACAGCGATACTGACGTTGCCGCTAAATAAGTCCATTGCTCCTTTTACTAACGGCTCAACATCTCCAGTCGCGTTTATAACGGCTGAGAATCCATTGGCTGAAATCATCACGAAACCAACAAATGCCATCATACGCATTCCATCCGAAAGCACCTCATCTGCTTCCTTCACCTTGAGAGCCCCTGTGATATATAAAATAATAATCCCCACAAGCGAGCCGATAATCATCGAATCTGTTGGAATTTGCACCGCTAATGAAGCTACTAACGCAATCGCTGCAAATACTAAGTTGCGTGTTTTCACTTCTTGTTCCAATGTATTGGATGCTTCAACTTCTACGTCTTGATAATGGCGTGGCTTACGATAGGCAAAAAATGCGCCTACAAGCCCTACAGCCATCCCTAGCGCTACAATTGCCATTGCCTTTGGAACGTCCGCCATCGTTACTTCAAGGCCAGCTAGTCCCATTTGTGTGACGATTATTTCCTGATAAAGTAAGCCAAAGCCTGCCGGAATAAACATATACGGCATAATTAACCCAAATGCTAATATCGCTACGATTAAACGACGATCAATTTGGAGCATATTCATTAATTTAAGCATCGGCGGTACAATCAATGGAATAAAGGCAATATGCACGGGAATTAAGTTTTGGGACATAATGGCCATTGCTAATAACACTAAGAATATTAACGCCTTTGCTGCACCTTTCTTTTTCGTATCGCCATCACGTTGCACTACTTTTAAAATCGCTTTTACTAACACTTCTGGTACACCTGTACGTGAAATCGCTAATGCAAATCCACCAAGTAATGCATAGCTAAGTGCGATTGTTGCACCGCCCCCTAGACCACCCGTAAACGCCTTAATTGTATCGGCTATATTTAAACCACCAGTAAGACCACCAACAATGGCCCCTACTGTTAACGATAAAACGACATTGATGCGCAGTAGACTCAAAATAAGCATGACCCCTACCGCTACTAAAACAGCATTCATATTGCTCACTTCACTTTCGTATGCTAAATCACTAATGTGTTAAAGTTACAAGAAATCAACGCAATCGTCAATGGAAATCAAACTAAATAAACCGCCAATTAAGAAAAAATTGACGGTTTAGCTAAATTATAAAGCTTGTTTAATAATTTTTTTGTAATAATTGATTGTTAAAGCCGCAAATACCATATACATAGCGATATAAAGTGCCATTGTTACAAGTACTGGTGTTGTCATTTCCGTACCAAATAGGAACCAACCGGATTTCACCGCAAAATAGCTATGCAATAATCCGATTATCAGCGGTACACCAAAGTTAAATACTTGCTTTATAATAATGCCTCGAAGTAATTCGTCCTGCGTAAAGCCAATTTTACGTAAAATTTTATACGAGTCTGCCTCTTCATCCGCTTCAGACATTTGCTTAAAGTATAAAATACTACCTGTCGCAAGTAAGAATGCTAACCCTAAAAAGGCTGTTGTGAAAATAGTTGTACCATACATATTTAAGTTTTCTTTAATCTCCGTTTGTTGCGAGCTTAAGTTACTGATTTGACCATCTTCTTTAGATTCTAGGAAAATATTAGCACCTGTTGTTTTATATAACTTTTCTACTTGCTCATATGTTTCCTCGCTTGCATCAACTAAATCTACCGTTGTTTGCGATTTAGTTACATTGCTAAAGGATTCGCCTTCATTTAATTGTTGAAGTTCTTTAAATACCGCATCCTCTGCTACAATAACAAAGCCACCAAATGTAATACGCCACGCTAAAATCGATTCTTCGTCTATTCGTTTAATATGAATAGGGAATTGATGTTCCCCATGTAGCAATGTTAGCTCTAATGGCGCAACAATAGGAATTATATTAGACATAAAGCCGTTGTACGATGTTAAAATAGCCTCTCCTGCTGCTAATTGCAGTGTTGGATCGATTTGCTGATAATCTGATAGTGAAATAACAAGTGTGTCACCAAGCGTATTATCCCCAAACATTTCTATTGACTTTTTATCAAATATTTCTGTCAAATCCACTTGAGCACTTGTTAAATTCAGCGTTTTAGTTGTATAAGCAATCCCCTGCTCATCTAACGCTTTTAAAAAATTTGTTTCACGACCATCTACTGTTACATAATCAGCTGGCACTCGCTCTTCAGCTGTTGAACTTGCTGAATAATAGCTAATATAAGACAGTGTTGTAATCGCTAAAGACACCGCCGTTAACACGGTAATAAGCGTCAGTGATTTTGCATTACTTTTCATGCGGTGCATAATCGGTGTCAACGCGAGCATGTCCGATAACTTCAAATGTCCTTTTTTACTTAAACGGAATAAATTTAATACAAATGCTACCGAATAACGGAACACAAAATACGTTCCCCCAATAGTAGTTGCTAAAATAATGATCATACTAACAAATAAATTCTTTGTTTCTGCTGAAAATAACACCGTACTTTCGTAATAACCATACACAATTAACCCTAAACCAACTGCACCCATAAGCATTGGAAATACACTAAAACGCTTTACACGCTCATCTGCTTGCTTT containing:
- a CDS encoding Na+/H+ antiporter family protein, with the protein product MNAVLVAVGVMLILSLLRINVVLSLTVGAIVGGLTGGLNIADTIKAFTGGLGGGATIALSYALLGGFALAISRTGVPEVLVKAILKVVQRDGDTKKKGAAKALIFLVLLAMAIMSQNLIPVHIAFIPLIVPPMLKLMNMLQIDRRLIVAILAFGLIMPYMFIPAGFGLLYQEIIVTQMGLAGLEVTMADVPKAMAIVALGMAVGLVGAFFAYRKPRHYQDVEVEASNTLEQEVKTRNLVFAAIALVASLAVQIPTDSMIIGSLVGIIILYITGALKVKEADEVLSDGMRMMAFVGFVMISANGFSAVINATGDVEPLVKGAMDLFSGNVSIAVLVMLVVGLIVTMGIGSSFATIPIIAAIFVPIAVELGLSDLAIICLIGTAGVLGDAGSPASDSTLGPTAGLNVDGQHNHIWDTCVPTFIFYNIPQIIFGWLAVVFFL
- a CDS encoding ABC transporter permease — translated: MKLSQLVLKSMQKNMRHYYLYFFALIFSVTLFFSFVTLQYNESIIEATKASGTATAGFEAASYMLYFIVLFFVLYANHLFIKRRSKEIGLYQLIGMTKGLVTRLIAFENILLFAGAVSIGMVLGLLSSRLFAMILLKLLQFDAVVTMSFSKVAVVNTLMVFGILLVIILLQMAFMVRKTTLLSLFNASKQADERVKRFSVFPMLMGAVGLGLIVYGYYESTVLFSAETKNLFVSMIIILATTIGGTYFVFRYSVAFVLNLFRLSKKGHLKLSDMLALTPIMHRMKSNAKSLTLITVLTAVSLAITTLSYISYYSASSTAEERVPADYVTVDGRETNFLKALDEQGIAYTTKTLNLTSAQVDLTEIFDKKSIEMFGDNTLGDTLVISLSDYQQIDPTLQLAAGEAILTSYNGFMSNIIPIVAPLELTLLHGEHQFPIHIKRIDEESILAWRITFGGFVIVAEDAVFKELQQLNEGESFSNVTKSQTTVDLVDASEETYEQVEKLYKTTGANIFLESKEDGQISNLSSQQTEIKENLNMYGTTIFTTAFLGLAFLLATGSILYFKQMSEADEEADSYKILRKIGFTQDELLRGIIIKQVFNFGVPLIIGLLHSYFAVKSGWFLFGTEMTTPVLVTMALYIAMYMVFAALTINYYKKIIKQAL